The following are encoded in a window of Desulforegulaceae bacterium genomic DNA:
- a CDS encoding response regulator, translated as MKYNVKIPEKRRSKMMTTPYVMLVDDEVPFVETMTKRLDKRGLKIVSASSGEEALKTLKENDTVDVIVLDVKMPGMDGIETLQKIKKNYPLKEVIMLTGHATVETAIEGMKLGAFDYLMKPCDIDTLVAKVDEAAKKKKSHDEKIEQARIEELVLRRGYD; from the coding sequence ATGAAATATAATGTAAAAATACCGGAAAAAAGGAGAAGCAAAATGATGACAACACCTTATGTTATGCTGGTTGATGATGAAGTACCCTTTGTGGAAACCATGACCAAGCGCTTAGACAAACGAGGGCTAAAGATCGTTTCTGCATCAAGCGGGGAAGAAGCATTAAAAACCCTCAAAGAAAACGACACCGTTGATGTTATTGTCCTGGACGTAAAAATGCCGGGAATGGACGGAATTGAAACCCTCCAAAAGATTAAAAAAAATTATCCCCTCAAGGAAGTAATAATGCTCACCGGCCATGCCACAGTAGAAACGGCCATTGAAGGAATGAAGCTGGGAGCCTTTGATTATTTGATGAAACCCTGTGATATCGATACCCTGGTGGCCAAGGTGGATGAGGCAGCAAAGAAAAAGAAATCCCACGATGAAAAAATCGAACAGGCTCGCATTGAGGAGCTGGTGCTGAGAAGGGGTTACGACTGA
- a CDS encoding response regulator has product MLLVDDEEGYTEVLNNRLSKRKFQVTTASSGGDAIKAVRKQDFDVAIMDLKMEDMDGLEVLKIFKQMGLDMKIIMLTGHGSQEAARKGIELGAFDYLTKPCELHELIAKINEAYTARQ; this is encoded by the coding sequence GTGCTACTTGTGGACGATGAAGAAGGATATACAGAGGTACTGAACAACCGTCTTTCAAAAAGAAAGTTTCAGGTCACCACTGCTTCCAGCGGCGGCGATGCCATTAAAGCAGTGCGGAAACAAGATTTTGACGTAGCCATTATGGATCTGAAAATGGAAGACATGGACGGACTTGAAGTTCTAAAAATTTTTAAGCAAATGGGTCTGGATATGAAAATTATTATGCTCACAGGTCATGGATCACAGGAGGCGGCCCGAAAGGGCATTGAACTAGGAGCTTTTGACTATCTAACCAAACCCTGTGAACTTCATGAATTGATAGCAAAAATAAATGAAGCGTATACAGCCCGTCAATAA
- a CDS encoding response regulator, translating to MEDRESKPEKISMIKTRLLLVDDESHFRSPLKKRLHKRGFIVFEAGNGKECQSLMKQEPVDVVVLDIKMPGMGGIEVLTWIRDQFPKTEVILLTGHACAADGVEGIKKGAFDYLTKPVELDHLVQKINQALEKQKREEEKKQEAEFKARMEQQMVATERLASLGTLSTGIAHEIDNPLAIIMECTEFMRLLLDKTEDAVFPRKKDFEKAVGKIETAIDRARRITHQLLGFVRQPETVFSKTDLKVLISETIEFVKKEAQNKKVEIVQDLDKVNGKIWSDAYAIRQVLINLITNALAAVNSEDTITVSIKETDLLTKIQVEDTGSGIPKENLEKIFEPFFTTKPPGKGTGLGLYVTFGIMKRLGGKIEVSSRVGTGTVFTITLPRTMKACSLMGDNKDICLNILNTIKGDQPND from the coding sequence GTGGAAGACAGGGAATCAAAACCGGAGAAAATATCCATGATAAAAACACGACTACTACTGGTGGATGATGAAAGTCATTTTCGATCGCCGCTAAAAAAACGGCTCCATAAACGCGGGTTTATTGTTTTTGAAGCAGGCAACGGAAAAGAATGCCAGTCCCTAATGAAACAAGAGCCGGTGGATGTGGTTGTTCTGGACATTAAAATGCCCGGAATGGGAGGAATTGAGGTTTTGACCTGGATTCGGGATCAGTTTCCAAAAACCGAAGTCATTTTGCTAACAGGTCATGCCTGTGCAGCAGACGGTGTGGAGGGGATTAAAAAAGGTGCCTTTGACTACCTAACAAAGCCGGTGGAACTGGATCATCTGGTGCAAAAAATTAATCAGGCTCTGGAAAAACAAAAGCGGGAGGAAGAAAAAAAGCAGGAAGCTGAATTCAAAGCCCGGATGGAACAACAAATGGTTGCTACAGAGCGCTTAGCGTCCCTGGGAACCCTGTCCACAGGAATTGCCCATGAAATTGACAATCCCCTAGCCATTATCATGGAATGCACCGAATTTATGCGACTTCTGCTGGATAAAACAGAAGATGCGGTTTTCCCCCGGAAAAAAGATTTTGAAAAGGCCGTAGGAAAGATCGAAACCGCCATTGACCGGGCACGGCGGATCACTCATCAGCTTCTGGGTTTTGTCCGCCAGCCGGAAACAGTTTTTTCAAAAACCGACTTAAAGGTATTGATTTCAGAAACTATTGAATTTGTAAAAAAAGAAGCGCAAAATAAAAAAGTTGAGATTGTTCAAGATCTGGATAAGGTCAACGGAAAAATCTGGAGTGATGCTTATGCCATCCGGCAGGTGCTGATCAATCTGATCACAAACGCCTTAGCTGCGGTGAACAGTGAGGATACAATTACTGTTTCCATCAAAGAAACCGATTTATTAACAAAAATTCAGGTAGAAGACACTGGAAGCGGTATTCCAAAAGAAAATTTAGAAAAGATTTTTGAACCTTTTTTTACCACCAAACCCCCTGGAAAAGGAACAGGACTCGGCCTTTACGTAACATTTGGAATTATGAAACGCCTGGGCGGAAAGATCGAAGTATCCAGCCGGGTGGGTACGGGCACGGTATTTACCATCACCCTGCCCCGGACCATGAAAGCATGTTCCCTTATGGGAGACAATAAAGATATTTGCCTAAATATATTAAACACGATTAAAGGAGATCAGCCAAATGATTAA
- a CDS encoding DASS family sodium-coupled anion symporter: MFFKSNGFKLCIGLMLGVIVMLLPRPEGTKYKISGDPGQSLYSMVDTHFQLTGEPNKKNKTYILESKNPGMETATGEFLKHQAKALENTDIEVSYVDGLSPMAKRFLAILAVLIFLFVVEPIPLEITAICIGVSLVVMGIASPKDAWAPYMHPVVIFIMCCLIFAIALDEAGLTKRLGYLIVKKAGDNVTRFTFIIALGLGWASSLMHDAAACAIGIITMLPMMRAAGIEPGTNTAKFMMLSLPFACSCGGMGTLIGGGRCMVAAAFLQEFTGLEITFFQWILYAMPAALLTVPVAVGVVYLVYRPDPKYKLPKFDGTLGPMTPLEIKTLVIIGLTFATWLTKGIHGIDYSITGMLGVAALVLFKVLKWENINDNMEWGTALFIFGGGISLGLAMGYSGAADYFANLFFPLIQGKGWLVLFIGMCIFGALVTNAMANVAAAALILPIVIPMAQMEGVDPTILALGLGMATSFAMLLVIGCPPNAISYSYRYFKASDLTKAGLVATPILIGVLVVVAAVWWKILGLV; encoded by the coding sequence ATGTTTTTCAAATCAAATGGATTCAAACTCTGTATCGGTCTCATGCTTGGGGTTATTGTAATGCTGTTGCCTCGGCCTGAGGGCACAAAATACAAAATATCCGGCGACCCAGGCCAAAGTTTATATTCAATGGTAGATACGCATTTTCAATTAACTGGAGAACCTAATAAAAAAAATAAAACCTATATTTTAGAATCAAAAAATCCAGGGATGGAAACTGCCACAGGTGAGTTTTTAAAACACCAGGCTAAAGCCTTGGAAAACACTGACATTGAGGTAAGTTATGTGGACGGGTTGTCGCCCATGGCCAAACGGTTCCTGGCTATTTTGGCTGTGCTTATTTTTCTTTTTGTTGTGGAACCCATTCCTCTTGAAATTACAGCAATCTGTATAGGTGTATCCCTGGTCGTCATGGGAATTGCAAGTCCCAAGGATGCCTGGGCACCGTATATGCATCCAGTAGTAATTTTTATTATGTGCTGTCTGATTTTTGCCATTGCCCTGGATGAGGCCGGACTCACCAAACGGCTGGGATATTTAATCGTTAAAAAAGCCGGAGATAATGTCACTCGTTTCACATTTATCATTGCCCTGGGTCTTGGTTGGGCGTCCTCTTTAATGCATGATGCTGCAGCCTGTGCCATAGGCATTATCACCATGCTCCCCATGATGAGGGCTGCCGGCATCGAACCTGGCACCAACACTGCTAAGTTTATGATGCTGTCGCTTCCCTTTGCCTGCTCCTGCGGCGGAATGGGAACCCTGATCGGTGGAGGCCGTTGTATGGTGGCAGCTGCCTTTTTGCAAGAATTCACCGGGCTGGAGATTACGTTTTTCCAGTGGATTCTTTACGCCATGCCAGCTGCTTTGCTTACTGTACCTGTGGCTGTGGGGGTTGTTTATCTGGTCTACCGGCCCGATCCTAAATATAAACTGCCAAAATTTGATGGAACCCTTGGACCAATGACACCTCTTGAAATTAAAACTCTTGTAATAATTGGCCTAACCTTTGCCACCTGGTTGACCAAAGGCATCCACGGTATTGATTACTCTATTACAGGTATGCTGGGAGTAGCAGCACTGGTTTTGTTTAAGGTGCTTAAATGGGAAAACATCAATGACAACATGGAATGGGGTACTGCTTTGTTTATTTTTGGTGGTGGTATTTCTCTTGGCCTTGCCATGGGCTACTCTGGAGCTGCAGACTATTTTGCCAATCTCTTTTTCCCGTTGATCCAGGGAAAAGGCTGGCTGGTGCTTTTTATAGGAATGTGTATTTTCGGAGCTCTGGTTACCAATGCCATGGCCAATGTAGCTGCGGCTGCCCTGATTTTGCCCATAGTAATCCCCATGGCCCAAATGGAAGGAGTTGACCCAACCATTCTAGCCCTTGGTCTTGGAATGGCTACCTCTTTTGCTATGCTGCTGGTTATTGGGTGTCCTCCCAATGCTATTTCTTATAGCTATAGGTATTTTAAGGCCTCTGATCTTACCAAAGCCGGTCTAGTGGCAACACCTATCCTAATCGGAGTTTTGGTAGTTGTAGCTGCGGTATGGTGGAAAATTTTGGGATTGGTGTAG
- a CDS encoding response regulator — protein sequence MIKIPTKVLIVDDEKDFVEMFSLRLQETGEKVFTAYGGKECLDTLAVEDIDVVVLDIKMPEMDGIEVLREIKKRHPIVEVILLTGHGAIETAVTGMKLGAYDYLLKPADAREMAQKLEGARKRKEEQEERIRKAEERTLLRRTGGI from the coding sequence ATGATTAAAATTCCGACAAAGGTCCTGATTGTGGATGATGAAAAAGATTTTGTAGAAATGTTTTCACTACGGCTTCAGGAAACCGGTGAGAAGGTGTTTACCGCCTACGGCGGAAAGGAATGCCTTGATACTCTGGCAGTAGAAGATATTGATGTAGTGGTGCTGGATATAAAAATGCCCGAGATGGATGGTATTGAGGTGTTGCGGGAAATTAAAAAGCGTCATCCCATTGTAGAGGTTATTCTGCTCACCGGACACGGAGCCATTGAAACAGCAGTAACCGGTATGAAGCTTGGGGCTTACGATTATCTACTCAAGCCAGCAGATGCCAGAGAAATGGCCCAAAAACTCGAAGGTGCCCGGAAAAGAAAAGAAGAGCAAGAAGAAAGGATTCGTAAGGCTGAAGAGCGAACCCTTCTAAGGCGCACTGGCGGTATCTAG